A window of the Barnesiella propionica genome harbors these coding sequences:
- the miaA gene encoding tRNA (adenosine(37)-N6)-dimethylallyltransferase MiaA: MNKTLIVLSGPTGVGKTELSLRLAEYYNCPILSADSRQLYRDLPIGTAAPTVEQLARVPHYFVARLGLEEYYSAACYEEEAVRLLDELFVVHDVVLMTGGSMMYIDAVCKGIDEIPTVSEEVRKEVVEWYEREGLSVLCEELKRLDPMYYTQVDLKNPKRVIHAIEICRMTGKPYSEFRTNKAKPRSFHIIKIGLNREREELYARINARVDAMMQDGLLEEARKVYSFRNYNSLNTVGYKELFAYFDGIMTLEQAIEKIKRNTRVYSRKQVTWFKRDADVMWFSPDNEKAILRYLNSRL; the protein is encoded by the coding sequence ATGAATAAAACTCTGATCGTATTGTCCGGACCTACCGGGGTAGGGAAGACCGAATTAAGCTTGCGTTTGGCGGAATATTATAATTGTCCTATTCTGTCGGCAGATAGTCGTCAGTTATACCGGGATTTGCCTATAGGGACGGCTGCTCCTACTGTGGAACAACTGGCCAGAGTACCGCATTATTTTGTAGCACGGTTAGGGTTGGAGGAATATTATAGTGCGGCATGTTATGAAGAGGAGGCAGTTCGTTTGCTGGATGAATTATTTGTGGTTCATGATGTCGTTCTCATGACAGGAGGCTCTATGATGTACATCGATGCCGTATGTAAGGGTATAGACGAGATACCTACCGTCAGCGAGGAAGTGCGTAAGGAAGTAGTGGAATGGTATGAACGGGAAGGACTTTCGGTTTTGTGTGAAGAATTAAAACGTCTGGATCCCATGTATTATACACAGGTCGATCTTAAAAATCCTAAGCGGGTCATTCATGCAATAGAGATTTGCAGGATGACGGGTAAACCTTATTCAGAGTTCCGTACCAATAAGGCAAAGCCTCGTTCGTTCCATATTATAAAAATAGGCCTTAACCGGGAACGTGAAGAATTGTATGCGCGTATTAATGCCCGGGTGGACGCCATGATGCAGGACGGATTACTGGAAGAAGCACGTAAAGTATATTCGTTCCGTAACTATAATTCTCTTAATACAGTAGGATATAAAGAGTTGTTTGCTTATTTTGACGGAATAATGACATTGGAGCAGGCAATTGAAAAAATAAAACGAAATACTCGGGTATATTCCCGGAAACAGGTGACCTGGTTTAAACGTGATGCCGATGTAATGTGGTTCTCTCCCGATAATGAAAAAGCTATTCTCAGGTATCTGAATAGCCGTTTGTAA
- the pepT gene encoding peptidase T: MKLVERFLHYVSFDTQSDELTNMTPSTPGQMIFARELEAELRKIGLTEITLDDNGYLMATLPANTDKQLPVIGFIAHLDTSPDMSGRHVSPRIVKNYDGKDIALCAEDDIYLRPSEFPELLNYIGQDLIVTNGKTLLGADDKAGVAEIITAMEYLLAHPEIKHGKIRVAFNPDEEIGKGAHKFDVNHFGADWAYTLDGGEIGELEYENFNAAVARVTFKGRNVHPGYAKHKMINSLRIANQYAIMLPRWETPEHTEGYEGFYHLISSEGTVEKTVLTYIIRDHDRDRFERRKKELEHLARKINKEFPGCASIDIKDQYYNMREMVEPVMHIVDLASDAMKEVGIVPKVKPVRGGTDGAQLSFKGLPCPNIFAGGLNFHGRYEFVPVQSMEKAMEVVVQIARLAAAK; encoded by the coding sequence ATGAAATTAGTAGAACGCTTTCTTCACTATGTAAGCTTCGACACACAGTCCGATGAACTTACCAATATGACACCCAGTACTCCGGGGCAGATGATCTTCGCCAGGGAACTTGAAGCGGAACTTCGTAAAATAGGTCTTACTGAAATCACTCTGGACGATAACGGTTATCTTATGGCTACATTACCGGCGAATACCGATAAACAATTGCCGGTCATAGGCTTTATTGCTCATCTCGATACGAGTCCTGACATGTCGGGACGGCATGTTTCTCCCCGTATCGTGAAGAATTATGACGGAAAGGATATTGCACTTTGTGCGGAAGATGATATATATTTGCGTCCTTCGGAATTTCCCGAACTGTTGAACTATATAGGACAGGACCTTATCGTTACGAACGGTAAAACATTGCTGGGTGCTGATGATAAGGCTGGTGTTGCCGAAATTATAACGGCTATGGAATATTTGCTGGCTCATCCTGAGATAAAACATGGTAAAATCCGTGTCGCTTTTAATCCCGATGAAGAAATAGGAAAAGGTGCGCATAAATTCGATGTGAATCATTTTGGTGCCGATTGGGCTTATACTCTGGACGGTGGTGAAATAGGAGAACTCGAATATGAGAATTTTAATGCCGCTGTTGCTCGCGTAACTTTTAAGGGACGAAACGTACATCCCGGATATGCCAAACATAAAATGATAAATTCTCTCCGCATAGCCAATCAATACGCTATCATGTTACCTCGTTGGGAAACTCCCGAGCATACCGAAGGTTACGAAGGTTTTTATCATCTTATTTCTTCGGAGGGTACGGTAGAAAAAACGGTGTTGACCTATATTATCAGGGATCACGATAGAGATCGTTTCGAACGCCGTAAAAAAGAGCTTGAACATCTGGCACGTAAAATTAATAAAGAATTTCCCGGATGTGCGAGCATTGATATTAAAGATCAGTATTATAATATGCGTGAAATGGTGGAACCTGTGATGCATATCGTAGATCTGGCCTCAGATGCCATGAAAGAAGTCGGTATCGTGCCTAAAGTGAAGCCAGTGCGTGGAGGAACAGATGGTGCCCAACTTTCTTTTAAAGGGTTACCCTGTCCCAATATTTTTGCAGGAGGTCTCAATTTCCATGGACGTTATGAGTTTGTTCCGGTACAGTCGATGGAAAAAGCTATGGAGGTCGTGGTACAGATAGCTCGCTTGGCAGCTGCGAAATAA
- a CDS encoding DNA/RNA non-specific endonuclease yields the protein MARKRKGKKKDNFASSIYKKTGTIILLIIVTGCCWYISRNREVLYPESKSEITYTGGRILTHIPDAEIPARLKDRKEQIIRHKGYTVSYNNQLRLPNWVAYELLRNEVNGNEERSGRFEIDPGVIGTCPTYRDYSQSGYDRGHMAPAGDMKWNRQAMKESFYMTNICPQKPGLNRGNWKELEEQIREWAILDSVLLIVCGPVVTDKSKNKTIGKNKVTIPERFFKVIVAPYLEKPRGIGFLFTNDDKNRRLQDYVVTIDSIEDITGIDFFPALPDEAETLVEGYSNPGIWNLR from the coding sequence ATGGCGAGGAAAAGAAAAGGGAAAAAAAAGGATAATTTCGCGTCTTCCATATACAAAAAGACCGGAACAATAATATTGCTGATAATCGTAACCGGATGCTGCTGGTATATCTCCCGGAATAGAGAAGTGCTATATCCTGAAAGCAAATCTGAAATCACGTATACCGGAGGACGGATTCTCACGCACATCCCTGATGCCGAAATACCGGCCCGGCTAAAAGACCGCAAAGAACAAATAATCCGCCATAAAGGTTATACCGTATCATATAATAACCAACTACGTCTGCCAAACTGGGTAGCTTACGAATTACTGAGAAATGAAGTAAACGGGAATGAAGAACGAAGCGGCCGTTTCGAAATTGACCCCGGGGTTATAGGTACATGCCCGACATACAGAGATTACAGCCAATCGGGATATGACCGGGGACATATGGCCCCTGCCGGGGATATGAAATGGAACAGGCAAGCAATGAAAGAGTCGTTTTATATGACGAACATATGCCCTCAGAAACCGGGACTAAATCGGGGAAATTGGAAAGAGCTGGAAGAACAAATACGGGAATGGGCCATACTGGACAGCGTCCTGCTCATTGTATGCGGGCCCGTTGTCACAGATAAAAGCAAGAACAAAACAATAGGAAAAAATAAAGTAACAATACCGGAGCGGTTTTTCAAAGTAATCGTAGCACCATATCTGGAAAAACCCAGAGGAATAGGATTTCTTTTCACGAACGACGATAAGAACAGGAGGTTGCAGGACTATGTTGTTACTATTGACAGTATAGAAGACATAACAGGAATAGACTTCTTTCCGGCTCTTCCCGATGAAGCGGAAACTCTTGTAGAGGGATATTCCAATCCCGGCATTTGGAATTTAAGATAA
- a CDS encoding helix-turn-helix transcriptional regulator produces MRVFVVLSSIVVFFLFTIISAGAKETRIIPVLPQHSLAKKILQPDSLIMQRKKAWEIEAGMLACKGDYAGAYEKSCLIAALSDSLASRDIHLSSIAIDKAFRNWEKQQEIIRQKQELKYWNVLTYLLLFPLCAFIFMIVKQWYNYRTIQQVNLNLIEHVNMQREERDRLFRSRAELLKLQEQGGRAQQAANELLFIKINEYLEKNDRFLERDISREMLATTLGTNRNYIGDAVKSETGMTFNDYINNLRLDYAWQLLGREPSFPVNMVADESGFNSVRTFYRLFREKYGMTPSEYRYILSKRKNTDCK; encoded by the coding sequence GTGAGGGTATTTGTAGTGTTGAGTTCGATTGTTGTGTTTTTTTTGTTTACCATTATATCTGCGGGTGCAAAAGAGACTCGTATTATTCCTGTTTTGCCGCAACATAGTCTTGCAAAAAAAATTCTACAACCCGATTCTTTAATTATGCAACGTAAGAAAGCCTGGGAGATAGAAGCTGGTATGCTTGCGTGTAAGGGCGATTATGCCGGTGCATATGAGAAGTCCTGTCTTATCGCAGCCTTATCCGATTCTCTGGCTTCACGGGATATTCATTTGTCTTCTATTGCTATAGATAAAGCTTTTAGAAATTGGGAAAAGCAGCAGGAAATTATCCGGCAAAAGCAGGAGTTGAAATATTGGAATGTATTGACCTATCTGTTATTGTTTCCTTTATGTGCGTTTATATTTATGATAGTGAAGCAATGGTATAACTACCGTACGATTCAGCAAGTGAATCTGAATCTGATAGAACATGTCAATATGCAAAGAGAAGAACGTGACAGATTATTTCGTTCGCGGGCAGAGTTACTCAAATTACAGGAACAGGGAGGGCGTGCGCAGCAGGCAGCGAATGAGTTACTCTTCATTAAGATAAATGAATATCTGGAGAAAAACGACCGTTTTCTGGAACGTGATATATCCAGGGAGATGCTGGCTACGACTTTAGGTACGAATCGTAATTATATAGGTGACGCGGTAAAGAGTGAAACCGGTATGACTTTTAATGATTATATCAATAATCTTCGTCTGGATTATGCCTGGCAATTATTAGGAAGAGAGCCATCTTTTCCGGTGAACATGGTGGCGGACGAATCAGGCTTTAATTCGGTCAGGACTTTTTACCGGCTTTTTAGGGAAAAATACGGGATGACACCTTCGGAATACCGGTATATCTTGTCAAAACGGAAGAATACGGATTGTAAATAA
- a CDS encoding site-specific DNA-methyltransferase, which produces MTDILKHLDLNSVDGTQLNLDALYQIAPSVFTEVRDDKTGEISRKVNFEVLRQLLGDNATDGDGEMYQFTWVGKNAARTEAAKPTDKTLRPVLEDSVDWDNTKNIYIEGDNLEVLKLLQRSYMGKVKMIYIDPPYNTGNDFVYHDDFTRTASEEDFQAGNVDELGYRFRKNTDTNGKFHSDWCSMIYSRLLVARSLLTEDGVVFISIDDNEVNNLHKICDEIFGYSNRINTICINMNSLSGVKMTHVIKGKRFPAQKEYLLIYKKGGVQPILSIEKKPKDKWDKEYNMIIPELSDNQFESFSEMTDEEMNNILKKMHLISLAEYAKTNNIELSDEWKFTNSYRIFGTKSNRSLAKKVANQTFGQQILGYTNTDDNKRFFRTDYNENTKDPRIELVQAKSTLEVFISDNWVDISNDGGVAQEGDVIYPNGKKPLQLINRIIKTSNSKEGIVLDFFSGSATTAHSVFLQNVIDGGTRRFIMVQLPENLDDTLQRASGDDKDDVQSLIDFCDSINRPHNICELGKERIRRAGKKIKEDSSLTTQNLDTGFRVYRLDESNYENVSLSPKEYKQDQLDLFANNIRRDRTDLDLLYGSMLAWGVRLDLPLQTETVDGCTIYIVNDGDLVACFSPDITDKVVAAMADKSPLRVLFRDACFKEDAQKINIYEQFKQALDWADNDAFNNIRVI; this is translated from the coding sequence ATGACTGACATATTAAAACATTTGGATTTGAACTCCGTGGACGGAACGCAACTCAATCTTGATGCACTCTATCAAATAGCTCCTTCGGTATTTACCGAAGTACGTGATGACAAGACGGGTGAAATCTCCCGAAAGGTAAACTTTGAAGTGCTTCGCCAGTTGCTTGGCGACAATGCCACAGATGGTGACGGAGAGATGTATCAGTTTACATGGGTAGGCAAGAATGCTGCCCGTACGGAAGCAGCCAAACCGACAGATAAAACATTACGCCCGGTGTTGGAAGATTCCGTGGATTGGGACAACACGAAGAATATCTATATCGAAGGCGATAACCTTGAAGTGCTCAAACTCTTGCAACGCTCTTATATGGGTAAGGTGAAGATGATTTATATCGATCCTCCCTACAACACTGGTAATGACTTTGTGTATCATGATGACTTTACTCGCACTGCTTCCGAGGAGGATTTCCAAGCTGGCAATGTGGACGAATTGGGCTATCGCTTCCGTAAGAATACCGATACGAATGGTAAGTTTCATTCGGATTGGTGTAGCATGATTTATAGTCGTCTGTTGGTAGCTCGCTCTTTACTTACTGAGGATGGCGTTGTCTTTATTTCGATTGATGATAATGAAGTTAATAATCTCCACAAAATATGTGATGAAATATTTGGTTATAGTAATCGAATCAACACAATATGTATAAATATGAATAGTCTTTCTGGTGTAAAAATGACTCATGTGATTAAAGGAAAAAGATTTCCAGCACAGAAAGAGTATCTGTTGATATATAAAAAAGGAGGAGTACAACCAATATTATCTATCGAGAAGAAACCAAAGGACAAATGGGATAAAGAATATAATATGATTATTCCTGAATTATCTGACAACCAATTCGAGTCTTTTTCAGAAATGACTGATGAAGAAATGAATAATATTCTCAAAAAAATGCATTTGATTTCTTTGGCAGAATATGCAAAAACTAATAACATTGAACTTTCTGATGAATGGAAATTTACAAACTCGTATAGAATATTTGGGACTAAATCGAACCGTTCTTTAGCAAAGAAGGTTGCAAATCAAACTTTTGGTCAACAAATATTGGGATATACTAATACGGATGACAACAAGCGTTTCTTCAGAACTGATTATAACGAAAACACTAAGGATCCTCGAATTGAATTAGTGCAGGCGAAATCAACTCTTGAGGTCTTTATTAGTGATAATTGGGTGGATATATCAAATGATGGTGGAGTTGCTCAAGAGGGAGATGTAATCTACCCAAATGGTAAGAAACCATTACAGCTTATCAATAGAATAATTAAAACATCAAATTCTAAAGAAGGTATTGTTCTTGATTTCTTTTCGGGGTCGGCAACAACAGCACATTCTGTATTCTTACAAAATGTTATTGATGGAGGAACAAGACGTTTCATAATGGTTCAATTACCAGAAAACCTTGATGACACTTTACAAAGAGCAAGTGGTGATGATAAAGATGATGTACAGAGTCTGATAGATTTCTGTGATAGTATCAATAGACCTCATAATATTTGTGAATTGGGCAAGGAGCGCATTCGACGTGCCGGCAAGAAGATAAAAGAAGACTCTTCTCTTACTACCCAAAACCTCGACACTGGTTTCCGCGTCTATCGTTTAGACGAAAGCAACTACGAAAACGTATCACTTTCACCCAAGGAATATAAGCAAGACCAGCTCGACCTCTTTGCCAACAACATCAGACGCGACCGTACCGACCTCGACCTGCTCTATGGTTCTATGTTGGCATGGGGCGTTCGTTTGGATTTACCCTTGCAGACAGAAACCGTGGATGGCTGCACCATCTACATCGTCAATGATGGCGACCTCGTGGCTTGTTTTTCTCCAGATATTACCGATAAGGTAGTAGCTGCCATGGCCGACAAAAGCCCCTTGCGTGTACTTTTCCGAGATGCCTGCTTCAAAGAAGATGCTCAGAAAATCAACATTTACGAACAGTTCAAGCAAGCCTTGGACTGGGCGGATAATGATGCGTTTAATAATATCAGGGTGATATAA
- a CDS encoding type III restriction-modification system endonuclease — MKIRYKHQRFQAEATKCVSDVFQGQPKHDGSRTFLNKFGALDFDGFGNLPLVLDNESICENVRGIQMAEGLKPVEHLEGDGRTFTIEMETGTGKTYTYIKTMYELNARYGWSKFVIVVPSIAIREGVFKSFESMAEHFAEEYGKRMQYFIYNSKQLAKIEAFASDNNIHAMIINTQAFNASLNEDKNKEGRAGDAAARIIFSRRDDFGSRKPIDILAKTHPILIIDEPQSVLGTDKGNATRKGIKLFNPLFTLLYSATHREIYNLVYRLDAIDAYNKKLVKKIEVRSVHQVGSTATNGYVYLDEIVISKGNPQARLGFDVKTTNGTRQTIRLVSEGFDLKEQSGGLQEYGDNFKVERIDGLTQTVHFLNGLTLHPGDVVGSVNEDILRRNQIRETIKTHLERERQLFARGIKVLSLFFIDHVDSYRIYDKDAVEKGKFAQMFEEEYQRALQEFMSTFTDAAYTRFLSDPKNTPENIHDGYFSIDKRGKSVESKNKEGENEERGFDLIMKDKERLLSQSCPIRFIFSHSALKEGWDNPNVFQICTLKDTSNEIKKRQEVGRGMRLCVNDKGERQDADVLGDHVFDTNILTVIASESYDDFAKKLQTDMAEACANRPVVVTATLFTDQQTQTQDGHSIKITTEQAVEIHEELIAQGYIKKGKLTQKYFDEKKAGSLHFGEVEHIHSFIVKQLDKVFNPDAIKPTNGRNKTEAHFVKDNFNKKEWQELWKRINTRTYYNVSFETPKLIKNAIDALDKHLNVTEIRIIVESGGMESIRDREELEAGAAMSAATVKTVRVTEAIGAEVIYDLVGELVQTTGLTRRTIVEILKGINPATFHQFKLNPEEFIIKAGRIINDCKAISLIQHIQYEKRTGTFGTDIFEEATLRGTLGRDAIESTKSLYDLVVVDSEGIEKSFAESLEAENDVVVYSKLPGGFYINTPMGKYNPDWAVAFREGSVKHVYFVAETKGNDIEVSQLRRAEDAKIECARRHFAAISTGDVVYSVVKTYQDLYNAVMK; from the coding sequence ATGAAAATCAGATATAAACATCAACGCTTTCAAGCAGAAGCTACCAAATGCGTGAGCGACGTATTTCAGGGGCAACCCAAACATGACGGCAGCCGTACCTTCTTGAATAAGTTTGGTGCGCTCGACTTCGATGGCTTCGGCAACCTACCCCTTGTGCTTGACAATGAAAGCATTTGCGAGAATGTGCGTGGTATACAGATGGCTGAAGGATTGAAGCCTGTGGAGCACTTGGAAGGCGACGGACGTACCTTTACCATCGAGATGGAAACAGGTACGGGTAAGACCTATACCTACATCAAAACCATGTACGAGCTGAACGCCCGCTATGGTTGGTCGAAATTTGTAATCGTAGTGCCTAGCATTGCCATCCGCGAAGGCGTGTTCAAGAGTTTTGAGAGTATGGCGGAACATTTTGCCGAAGAGTACGGCAAGCGTATGCAATACTTCATTTACAACTCCAAGCAGCTCGCCAAGATAGAAGCGTTTGCTTCGGATAACAATATCCATGCGATGATTATCAACACGCAAGCATTCAATGCTTCGCTCAACGAAGATAAGAACAAAGAGGGGCGGGCTGGTGATGCTGCTGCCCGTATCATTTTCTCACGGCGTGACGATTTTGGTTCGCGAAAGCCGATTGACATCTTGGCCAAGACACATCCCATCTTGATTATCGATGAGCCACAGAGTGTGTTGGGCACGGATAAAGGCAATGCCACACGAAAGGGAATCAAACTGTTTAACCCACTCTTTACCTTACTTTATAGTGCCACACACCGTGAGATATACAATTTGGTGTATCGCCTTGATGCCATTGACGCTTACAACAAGAAATTGGTGAAGAAAATAGAGGTGCGCAGTGTGCATCAGGTGGGTTCTACAGCTACCAATGGCTATGTCTATCTTGATGAAATTGTCATTAGTAAAGGCAATCCACAGGCTCGATTGGGCTTCGATGTCAAGACTACTAACGGTACGCGTCAGACTATTCGCTTGGTCAGCGAAGGCTTCGACCTCAAAGAGCAAAGTGGCGGTCTGCAAGAATATGGCGACAACTTCAAAGTAGAACGTATTGATGGATTGACCCAAACCGTACATTTCTTGAACGGATTGACGCTTCATCCCGGCGATGTGGTGGGCAGCGTGAATGAGGATATTCTCCGTCGTAATCAGATACGAGAAACCATCAAGACCCATTTGGAACGTGAACGTCAACTTTTTGCTCGCGGCATCAAGGTGCTTTCACTTTTCTTTATCGACCATGTGGACAGCTACCGTATCTACGATAAAGATGCGGTAGAAAAGGGTAAGTTCGCTCAAATGTTTGAAGAGGAATACCAACGTGCCTTGCAGGAGTTTATGTCTACCTTTACGGATGCCGCCTACACTCGCTTCCTTTCCGATCCGAAGAATACGCCCGAAAATATTCACGATGGTTACTTCTCTATCGATAAGAGGGGAAAGAGTGTGGAGTCGAAAAATAAGGAAGGCGAAAACGAAGAACGTGGTTTCGACCTTATCATGAAGGATAAAGAGCGTTTGCTTAGCCAAAGTTGCCCCATTCGCTTCATCTTTTCACACTCGGCCTTGAAGGAAGGTTGGGACAATCCTAATGTATTTCAGATTTGTACGTTGAAAGACACCTCCAACGAAATTAAGAAACGCCAGGAGGTGGGTCGTGGTATGCGCCTATGCGTCAACGATAAGGGCGAACGTCAAGATGCCGATGTATTGGGCGACCATGTGTTCGATACCAACATCCTGACCGTCATTGCCAGCGAGAGCTATGATGACTTTGCCAAGAAGCTGCAAACCGATATGGCAGAAGCCTGCGCCAACCGTCCGGTAGTAGTAACGGCAACACTATTTACCGACCAACAGACACAGACACAAGATGGACACAGCATAAAGATTACGACCGAACAGGCCGTGGAAATCCACGAAGAGTTGATAGCGCAAGGCTACATCAAGAAAGGCAAACTTACGCAAAAGTACTTTGACGAAAAGAAAGCTGGTTCGCTCCACTTTGGTGAAGTAGAACACATACACTCATTCATCGTCAAGCAACTCGATAAGGTGTTCAATCCGGATGCCATCAAGCCGACTAATGGACGTAATAAGACGGAGGCGCACTTCGTGAAGGACAACTTCAATAAGAAAGAGTGGCAAGAGTTGTGGAAGCGCATCAACACACGCACCTACTATAACGTGAGTTTTGAAACGCCGAAACTCATCAAGAATGCTATTGATGCACTTGACAAACACCTGAACGTGACAGAAATCCGCATCATAGTGGAGAGTGGCGGTATGGAAAGCATCCGTGACCGTGAAGAATTGGAAGCCGGAGCAGCCATGAGTGCCGCTACCGTGAAAACCGTTCGGGTGACGGAAGCTATTGGAGCAGAAGTAATTTACGACTTGGTGGGTGAACTCGTACAAACCACCGGTCTAACCCGCCGTACCATTGTAGAGATACTGAAAGGCATCAATCCTGCGACTTTCCATCAGTTCAAACTAAATCCGGAAGAGTTCATCATCAAGGCAGGACGTATTATTAATGACTGTAAGGCTATTTCGCTCATCCAACACATCCAGTATGAGAAACGTACCGGAACCTTTGGTACTGACATCTTTGAGGAAGCTACGCTGCGCGGTACACTCGGCAGGGACGCTATCGAAAGTACCAAGTCGCTTTACGACCTTGTAGTGGTGGATAGCGAAGGTATCGAAAAATCCTTTGCCGAGTCACTGGAAGCTGAGAATGATGTGGTGGTATATAGCAAACTGCCCGGTGGATTCTACATCAACACTCCGATGGGCAAATATAATCCCGACTGGGCTGTAGCCTTCCGCGAGGGTTCCGTGAAACACGTCTATTTCGTGGCAGAAACCAAAGGCAACGACATCGAAGTATCACAACTTCGCCGTGCCGAGGATGCCAAGATAGAGTGTGCCCGTCGTCACTTTGCAGCCATCAGTACAGGTGATGTGGTGTATAGTGTGGTGAAGACCTATCAGGATTTATATAATGCGGTAATGAAATAA
- the mnmE gene encoding tRNA uridine-5-carboxymethylaminomethyl(34) synthesis GTPase MnmE yields MTKDTICAISTAPGKGGIAVIRISGNKAFEITDRIFHPFRTNKNIAEQTSHTLLYGELKEENGKLLDEVVIAKFVAPHSFTGEDTIEISCHGSLYIQQRIIELLIRTGCRLARPGEFTRRAFSNGKIDLSQAEAVADLIASTSAATHRLAINQMRGDFSNELAQLRTRLLDFASLIELELDFSEEEVEFADRDQLNGLSREIEQVIRRLSDSFHIGNAIKNGIPTAIIGETNAGKSTLLNRLVHEEKALVSDIHGTTRDVIEDTFNIQGITFRFIDTAGIRDTQDKIESMGIERTYKKLEQADIVLWLIDATGENKHITDVTTRILPRCEEKKLIILLNKLDRLSADEQKEKEEFIHTLLKDRPDTDILFISASENQNIDRLEQLLITAAHLPESGNDIIVTNARHYEALLHALQSITRVQEGLATGVSGDFLAQDIRECLYYIGTIVGEVSTEDILKNIFSKFCIGK; encoded by the coding sequence ATGACAAAAGACACTATATGCGCCATATCTACAGCTCCCGGAAAAGGAGGTATTGCCGTTATCCGTATCAGCGGTAACAAAGCGTTTGAGATTACTGACCGAATATTCCATCCATTCCGGACAAATAAAAATATTGCGGAACAAACATCCCACACCCTGCTATACGGAGAATTAAAAGAAGAAAACGGCAAACTACTGGATGAAGTGGTAATCGCAAAATTCGTCGCCCCCCACTCTTTCACAGGAGAAGATACGATAGAAATATCCTGTCACGGTTCTCTCTACATTCAACAACGTATCATAGAACTTCTCATACGTACCGGATGCCGTCTGGCCCGGCCGGGAGAGTTTACCCGCAGGGCATTTTCCAACGGTAAAATAGACCTGTCACAGGCCGAAGCCGTAGCCGACCTTATCGCATCTACATCAGCAGCTACCCATCGCCTGGCTATAAACCAAATGCGGGGAGACTTCAGCAACGAACTTGCGCAGTTACGTACACGTTTGCTCGATTTTGCATCGCTCATAGAACTGGAACTCGACTTCAGCGAAGAAGAAGTGGAATTTGCCGACCGGGATCAACTTAACGGACTCTCCCGGGAAATAGAACAGGTCATACGTCGTCTTTCCGATTCTTTCCATATCGGTAATGCCATCAAGAATGGTATTCCGACGGCTATTATCGGAGAAACCAATGCGGGCAAATCAACCTTACTGAACCGATTGGTTCACGAAGAAAAAGCCCTTGTATCGGACATACACGGTACGACTCGCGATGTCATTGAAGATACATTCAACATACAAGGCATTACTTTCCGTTTTATCGACACTGCCGGCATACGGGATACGCAGGATAAAATAGAGAGCATGGGAATAGAACGGACCTATAAAAAACTGGAGCAAGCCGATATCGTCTTATGGCTTATAGATGCCACAGGAGAAAACAAACATATTACGGATGTTACTACACGTATCCTGCCTCGCTGTGAAGAAAAAAAACTGATCATCCTACTGAACAAACTGGACCGTTTATCTGCTGACGAACAAAAAGAAAAAGAAGAATTTATACATACTCTGCTAAAGGATCGTCCCGACACAGATATATTATTTATATCCGCTTCGGAAAACCAAAATATCGACCGGCTTGAACAACTACTGATAACCGCAGCACATCTGCCGGAATCCGGTAACGATATTATCGTTACCAACGCACGACATTACGAAGCCTTATTACACGCCCTGCAATCTATTACACGAGTACAAGAAGGACTCGCCACAGGAGTGTCGGGCGATTTCCTCGCCCAGGATATCCGCGAATGTCTCTATTACATCGGTACAATAGTAGGAGAAGTTTCTACCGAAGATATATTGAAAAATATCTTCAGCAAGTTTTGCATCGGCAAGTGA